A genomic region of Oenanthe melanoleuca isolate GR-GAL-2019-014 chromosome 25, OMel1.0, whole genome shotgun sequence contains the following coding sequences:
- the RPS27 gene encoding 40S ribosomal protein S27 produces MPLAKDLLHPSPEEEKRKHKKKRLVQSPNSYFMDVKCPGCYKITTVFSHAQTVVLCVGCSTVLCQPTGGKARLTEGCSFRRKQH; encoded by the exons atgcCC CTCGCCAAGGACCTGCTGCACCCGTCCCCCGAGGAGGAGAAGCGCAAGCACAAGAAGAAGCGGCTGGTGCAGAGCCCCAATTCCTACTTCATGGACGTCAAGTGCCCCG gcTGTTACAAGATCACCACGGTGTTCAGCCATGCCCAGACCGTGGTGCTCTGCGTGGGCTGCTCCAcggtgctgtgccagcccacGGGGGGCAAAGCTCGGCTCACCGAGG GCTGCTCGTTCCGGaggaagcagcactga
- the RAB13 gene encoding ras-related protein Rab-13 isoform X2: protein MAKAYDHLFKLLLIGDSGVGKTCLVIRFAEDNFSSTYISTIGIDFKIRTVDIDGKKIKLQVWDTAGQERFKTITTAYYRGAVGIVLVYDITDEKSFENIQNWMKSIKENASAGVERLLLGNKCDMEARRKVQRDAAEKLAKEHGIRFFETSAKSSENVEEAFRTLARDILHKSFRKPPGSSSRALLEPGPPRKAGGRCSLG, encoded by the exons aTGGCCAAGGCCTACGACCACCTCTTCAAGCTGCTGCTGATCGGGGACAGCGGCGTGGGCAAGACCTGCCTCGTCATCCGCTTCGCCGAGGACAACTTCAGCAGCACCTACATCTCCACCATCG GGATCGACTTCAAGATCCGCACTGTGGATATCGATGGGAAGAAGATCAAGCTGCAGGTCTG GGACACGGCAGGACAGGAGCGCTTCAAAACCATCACCACGGCCTATTACCGCGGAGCCGTG GGCATCGTCCTGGTGTACGACATCACGGACGAGAAATCCTTCGAGAACATCCAGAACTGGATGAAAAGCATCAAGGAG AACGCCTCGGCCGGGGTCGAGCGGCTCCTCCTGGGCAACAAGTGCGACATGGAGGCGAGGCGGAAAGTGCAGCGGGACGCGGCCGAGAAG CTGGCGAAGGAACACGGGATTCGCTTCTTCGAGACCAGCGCCAAGTCCAGCGAGAACGTggaggag GCTTTCCGCACGCTGGCGCGGGACATCCTGCACAAATCCTTCCGGAAA CCccccggcagcagcagcagggccctgctggagcCCGGGCCCCCCCGAAAGGCCGGCGGGAGGTGCTCGCTGGGTTAG
- the RAB13 gene encoding ras-related protein Rab-13 isoform X1, translated as MAKAYDHLFKLLLIGDSGVGKTCLVIRFAEDNFSSTYISTIGIDFKIRTVDIDGKKIKLQVWDTAGQERFKTITTAYYRGAVGIVLVYDITDEKSFENIQNWMKSIKENASAGVERLLLGNKCDMEARRKVQRDAAEKLAKEHGIRFFETSAKSSENVEEAFRTLARDILHKSFRKAPPGSSSRALLEPGPPRKAGGRCSLG; from the exons aTGGCCAAGGCCTACGACCACCTCTTCAAGCTGCTGCTGATCGGGGACAGCGGCGTGGGCAAGACCTGCCTCGTCATCCGCTTCGCCGAGGACAACTTCAGCAGCACCTACATCTCCACCATCG GGATCGACTTCAAGATCCGCACTGTGGATATCGATGGGAAGAAGATCAAGCTGCAGGTCTG GGACACGGCAGGACAGGAGCGCTTCAAAACCATCACCACGGCCTATTACCGCGGAGCCGTG GGCATCGTCCTGGTGTACGACATCACGGACGAGAAATCCTTCGAGAACATCCAGAACTGGATGAAAAGCATCAAGGAG AACGCCTCGGCCGGGGTCGAGCGGCTCCTCCTGGGCAACAAGTGCGACATGGAGGCGAGGCGGAAAGTGCAGCGGGACGCGGCCGAGAAG CTGGCGAAGGAACACGGGATTCGCTTCTTCGAGACCAGCGCCAAGTCCAGCGAGAACGTggaggag GCTTTCCGCACGCTGGCGCGGGACATCCTGCACAAATCCTTCCGGAAAGCC CCccccggcagcagcagcagggccctgctggagcCCGGGCCCCCCCGAAAGGCCGGCGGGAGGTGCTCGCTGGGTTAG
- the JTB gene encoding protein JTB translates to MGPGGLTVLLAVLSAVPGGLRPAAAAAAAVVSEERPASPAVATPCWRVEQFVVAQECTRCSGFQMKTIPACGSTGFIERINCASSQRDEYKSCRSAALEAQRFWRFVGSALGVALAAAALVVLRQRVLDRRALEKVRKQIESI, encoded by the exons ATGGGGCCCGGCGGCCTCACGGTGCTGCTGGCGGTGCTGAGCGCGGTGCCGGGCGGGCTGCG cccggcggcggcggcggcggcggcggtggtGAGCGAGGAGCGGCCCG CGAGCCCCGCGGTGGCCACGCCGTGCTGGCGAGTGGAGCAGTTCGTGGTTGCCCAGGAGTGCACGCGGTGCTCCGGCTTCCAGATG AAGACGATCCCGGCCTGCGGCTCCACCGGCTTCATCGAGAGGATCAACTGCGCCTCGTCCCAGCGGGATGAGTACAAGAG CTGCCGCTCGGCCGCGCTGGAGGCGCAGCGCTTCTGGCGCTTCGTGGGCTCGGCGCTGGGCGTGgcgctggcggcggcggcgctggtGGTGCTGCGGCAGCGCGTGCTGGACCGCCGGGCGCTGGAGAAGGTGCGCAAGCAGATCGAGTCCATTTAG
- the CREB3L4 gene encoding cyclic AMP-responsive element-binding protein 3-like protein 4 yields MESERGLRGPAAPGARTCPFGRAGRGNPPCPRRVTPRTPLPGGFPPFLHSRTPLPGGSPRSCTPRPRYRGVRGAPPPVQSCPRPGPVPGAPTRPSGSRTGAAALPPLPPVPRKGGRSPEPRQGREGRSRPFPARGGTWLDSPGSRRSWCPAPAPGGGGGGTGHRGGDGGTPRRGRRGFIPRGGPQGTPMEAPELPEPDGLFPDPPELPGPVLGFQTVTFPEDDSSGAEELLGLTVNPDIACGLGPGPEPPRPDGAPPVLLEVVCDLSAPLYPVLLPGIELRPNPEPEPPPLPTLQLTDEEKRLLEQEGVTLPGVLPLTQAEERLLKKVRRKIRNKQSAQDSRRRKKEYLDGLESRAAACSALNQELRKKVQELEKSNGSLLRQLQALIKETSTKPAQTGTCVLILFLSLGLILLPSSSPFRRGGSRDGLGPTGVISRNILTRREPGAAAESPFPVWMSGPELGVEDGAGGEPWDGIPAPQGDPGINSSRRDVGTGTRGRGDEM; encoded by the exons ATGGAGAGCGAGCGGGGCCtgcgcggccccgcggccccgggagCGCGCACGTGTCCCTtcggccgggcggggcgggggaaTCCTCCCTGTCCCCGCCGTGTCACCCCCCGGACCCCATTACCGGGAGGATTTCCCCCGTTCCTGCACTCCCGGACCCCGTTACCGGGAGGATCCCCCCGTTCCTGCACTCCCAGACCCCGTTACCGGGGGGTGCGGGGGGCACCGCCTCCGGTCCAGAgctgcccccggcccggccccgtTCCCGGTGCCCCCACGAGACCCTCCGGGAGCCGTACCGGGGCAGCCGCACTCCCCCCGCTGCCCCCGGTGCCCCGGAAGGGTGGCcggagccccgagccccgccaggggagggagggaaggtcCCGGCCCTTCCCGGCACGGGGCGGGACTTGGCTGGATTCCCCGGGATCCCGGAGATCCTGGTGCCCAGCGCCGGCAccgggcggaggcggcggcggcaccgggcaCCGTGGTGGAGACGGGGGGACCCCGAGGAGGGGGCGCAGAGGGTTCATCCCGCGGGGGGGTCCCCAGGGAACCCCGATGGAGGCACCGGAGCTCCCGGAGCCGGACGGGCTCTTCCCGGATCCCCCCGAGCTCCCGGGGCCGGTACTGGGCTTCCAGACCGTGACTTTCCCGGAGGATGAT AGCAGCGGAGccgaggagctgctggggctgacgGTGAACCCCGACATCGCCTGCGGCCTCGGCCCCGGCCCGGAGCCCCCCCGGCCCGACGGGGCCCCCCcggtgctgctggaggtggtGTGTGACCTCAGCGCGCCCCTGTACCCCGTGCTGCTGCCCGGCATCGAGCTGCGCCCGAACCCCGAGCCCGAGCCCCCACCCCTGCCCACG CTCCAGCTGACGGACGAGGAGAAgcggctgctggagcaggagggggtGACGCTGCCCGGGGTCCTGCCGCTCACCCAG GCGGAGGAGCGGCTGCTGAAGAAGGTGCGGAGGAAGATCCGGAACAAGCAGTCGGCGCAGGACAGCCGGCGGAGGAAGAAGGAATACCTGGATGGGCTGGAGAGCAG GGCGGCCGCGTGCTCGGCACTGAACCAGGAGCTGCGGAAAAAGgtccaggagctggagaagagcAACGG GTCTCTCCTGCGGCAGCTCCAGGCGCTGATCAAGGAAACGTCCACCAAGCCCGCCCAGACCGGCACCTGTGTCCTG atCCTGTTCCTGTCGCTGGGGCTcatcctgctccccagctccagcccgtTCCGCCGGGGCGGCAGCCGGGACGGCCTCGGACCCACCGGAG TGATCTCCAGGAACATCCTGACGCGGCGGGAGCCGGGAGCCGCCGCGGAATCCCCGTTCCCGGTGTGGATGTCGGGGCCGGAGCTCGGTGTGGAGGATGGAGCCGGGGGGGAGCCTTGGGATGGGATTCCCGCCCCCCAGGGGGATCCAGGGATCAATTCCTCCAGGCGGGacgtggggacagggacacggggacgtGGGGATGAGATGTGA